attttgagttgatttataTACACACTGAGAGATAAGGGTGGAAATTCATTTTTCTCAAATGAATATCCAGTTAttttcaacatcatttattgaagagactgtactTTCTCAACATTGTGTGTTCTCAGGccttttgtcaaaaattagttgactgtAAATGCACAGATTTAATTCCAGGCTCtgtattctgctccattggttgATGTGTCCGTTTTTATACTGGTACTATGCTGTTATGCTTACTATAGCTTTGTCATATGTTTTGACATCaagcagtgtgatgcctccagctttgttccttgtATTCCAGACTGCTTCAGCTGTCTGGAATCTTTcatggttccatacaaattttaggagtatttcttctatttccaagaagaatgtcattggtattttcatagcagttgcattgaatctatagattgctttaggttatggacattttaacaatatttattcttcctgttCATGAACACATGATATATTTCCATTCATTCCTGCCTCCTTCAATTTGCTTCGTCAatggtttatagttttcagtgttgcAATccttcaccttcttggttaaatttattcctattttaatttttttgaaggtgttgtaaatgggattgtttcttGATATCTTTTCCAGATAGTTCCCTATTGGTGTATAGAGATACTACTGATTCTTGTATGTTGGTTGTGTCTCATGCCACtttcctgaatttgtttattagacCTAGTAGCTGTTCGGTGGTGTCTTCAGGGTTATTTATATGTAAGAGCTTCCCGTCTGCAAACAGGGCCAATCTAAATTCTTCCTTTTGAATTtagatgccttttgtttcttcttgcctaatttctctggtTAGCACTTCCAGAACTATGTGCGATAGAAAGGGCAAAAGTGGGCATTTCTGTCCTGTTCCAGGTCTTAGAGGAAAAGCCTGCAACacttccccattcagtatgatgttatctgtgggtttatcatatatgacctttattgtgttgaggtgcaCTCCTCTTATACCTAATTTGTGGAGTTTTTAGTCATGAAGAAGTGTGGAATTcgatcaaatgcttttcctgctgAAATTGGAATGATCCTAtggcttttttccttcattcttttcatgtgatatagcacatttattgatttgtgtatgttgaaacttccctgcatcccagggatgaatcccTCTAGAACATGGtgaatgattttttaatgtgctgtggAATTTGCTTTACTAATACTTTGTTAAAGATTTTGCAACTGTGTTGATCAGGAATTTTGGCATgtagttttttttggttttctcttctttctgtttcctcatctgggtTTTCTACCAGGGTAATGCGTTGTGACAGAATGAGTTCGGAAGTGTTCCTCTCTtgtccgtttttttttttttggaataggtTTAAAAGTATAGCTATTAATTattcttctttatatataaatttggtAGTATTAGGAAGGGAAGTCATTCTGTCTTAGACTCTTCACTGATGGGggattttttattactgaatcaCTTTCCTTACTCATTAATGGTCTGctcagattttccatttcttcaccaTTACATCtcggtaggttgtatgtgtccaggaatgtagcCATTTCTTCTAGCTTGTCATATTTGTAGGCAGATGATTGTTCATAATCTTCCTTATGATACGTTTTGTTTTGGTGATGTCATTTGTGCTGTgtcctttttcatctttgattttagttatttgaatcttctcccttttttccttagtctagctaaagttttgttGATTTGCTTTACCTCTTCAAGAAACCAAGTCATTGTTTCATTGATATTTGTATTGTTCTtctcatttctatttcatttatttctgctctgacctttatgATTTCTGTCCTAATTTtgcattgcatttttttcttgtttttctagttccccAAGGCGCAGTGTGAGGTTGTTTATTTAAGATGTATCTTTTCTTTTGAGGTAGGTTTTATTGATGTAAACTTCActtttagaattgcttttgctgtatttcatAGGTTTTCGTATGTTGTGCCTTCATTTTGCTTCAACTCAAGAAATGTTTACACTTTGCttctaatttcttcattgacccattggttatttaggagcatgttgtttaatttccatccaCTTCtaaagtttccaaagttcctacttttattgatttctaatacTTTACCGTTGTGGTTAGAGAACTGATTTGATGTTATTTCAAATTCCTTTAATTTGCTAGTACCTGTTTTATGGCCTGCCCCATAATCTATCCTCGAGAATGTTCCACATGCAGTTGGAAAGAATATGTGTTTTGGAGTatttggatggaatgttctgtaaatgactGTCAGGTCCATTTGGTCCGGAGTGCAGATAAATCCCACTTTTTGTGGGGTCAGTGTTCTGTCGGGACAATCTGTTCATTGCTGCAAgttgggtgttgaagtcccctactattactgCATTGCACTCTATCTCACCATTTAGACCTTAATATCTGCTTCATATATTTAGGTGCTGCTATGTTGGGTGCATATTTTTGGAAATcattatatcctcttgatgaattgaccccttcatcattatataatgatcttggtctctttttacagtttgtgatttaaactctattttatttgaaatcaGTTTAGCAgctcctgctctcttttggtttcccttTACATGgaagaatatcttttttcatgtcTTCACTTTCAGTTTACGAATGTCCTTTAAGGAGAAGTGGGTCTCTCataggtttgtttttgttgttgctttttaaatgtattcagcTACTCTGTGCATTTTAATTGGGGGATGTCATCCATTCCTatcaaggtaattattgataggtaaggattTATTGTTGtcatttagataatttttttctatctattttgtaggtaatttcttcctttctttctcttttactatTTTCATTGATGGATAAGAGATTTTTCTCTATTAGtatgttttgtggttttgtttgtatttgttttagtgTGTCTATTACAGGATGTTTTTCTTTGTGGATAGCATGAGGCTTACGGAAACATAATCACGGCAGTTTATTTTACTGATAACATAACGTTGATCACAAAATACAAACACTCTACTATTTAACTCCACCCTGGGATTTTGAGTTTTCTATTTCACACtttacaattttttatattttgtatcccttaacaaattattgtacttattttatttttactagttcAATTCTTTAACCTTTACATGAAAGACATAAGTGATCTGGAAACCACCATTACCttattagagtattctgaatttgtgTAGTTACCTTTACtggtgagttttataccttcagatgTTTTTGCATTACTCATTAGCGTCCCTTACGTCAGTTGGAAGAACTCTCcctagcatttcttgtaagacagttGTGGTGGTGAGGAAATTTCTCAGCTGTGATTTCTCTGTAAAAGTCTTTATCTCCCCTTCACTGCTGGGTACATTATTCTTGGTTagagatttttttccttgtgtTCCTAAAGTATACTATactactctctcctggcctattatgcttctgctgagaagtcttctgGTAGGCATATTGGAACTGCCTTATATGTGATTTGCTTCTTTCCTCTTACTGCTCTcaggattctttctttatttttcatctttgacaGTTTGATTTTAATATGTCATGGGGTTATCTTATTTGGATTGTATCTGAATGCAGAACTTTGGTCTTCCAGTACCCAGACGTTTGTAACTTTCTCTGGGTTTGGATGGCtctccattattattttttaaataatctttctaCCTCTTTTTCACTCCTCTGTCTTGAATGTGAATGACTCATACTATTGCTCTTCTGATATTGTCCCAGAAATctagtttcttttcattctgtgtccttccttttaattttgtctcctctgactgtatattttcaatgAACCTGTCTCCAAGTTTacagattctttcttttgctcgATCAATTCTTCTTTGGATGTTCTCTATTGTGTACTTCCTTCACTGTATTTTTCAACTTCTGGATTTGCTTGGTTTTTAACAATTCCCTCAATCTTTCTTGCAAATTACTCTGATAAATCCTGAATCATTTCTCTGTaattgttttcaaggttcacagAGCATGTGGAAAAtagatattttgaattatttgttaaACAACTCATATATTCCTGTCTCTCTAGGGTCAATTACTGGCACCTTGTTTTGTCAGTTTGGTGATGTCATGTTTTCCTTATTGTGTTTGATCTTTGTGGTAATGTGTTTACATCTGCATATTGAAGAAGTAGGTATCCATTTCAGTCTTTGCAGTCTAGCTTTTAGGGGACATCCTTTAGCAGTAAGCCTGTCCAGAAACTCTATATAGGTCTCTTTTGGTCCTTATGCTAGTGAACACTACAGCTATTGAGGCACTAGAGAGACGCCTATTCACAGGGACACAACGGCAGATGCTAGGATGGCTGGGATTCCCTTAGCTATTGAGGCTGGTCCCTTGTGAGACTGGAATCCAAGCCTCCATTCACTCAGAACTCCCTGTCGCTGTAGATTATTCTGAGCACAAGGCCACTGGAATCACTAGGGAGAGATGTGGGCCAGATAttgagtttgttttgctgtggCTGTGGCTTCCTGTCTGTTGCCAGGGTGGGTCTAGAGACTCTGTCCACAAGTACCATCTCAGAGTCAGGGGCCATGGGCATCTGTCAAGTGGTGGCCTGATATTGGGTTCCTAGGCAATGTCCTATGCTTGCTACTGTCTCTCTCCTCTGGGTGGATGGTATCTCTACTTATGCTTTGCTGTTGAAGGTCGGGGAAGGGGTGATGTGGATAATGTAAAACTGTCCTTACTACCCTCTTCAGtgcatgttttcttattttcatgcTATAACCGGGTAccatggtctctcacctggtttcTTTATGTCAAGTGACGATATTTTCATACAAGGATAgtttttcacattgatgtttCTGCAGGAGGACAATCACTGGAGAGTCCCATTTCTCCATCTTGCTCCCCTCTTCCTCTATCTGTTTCATTTTTACATACTATAAATATGTCCATCTTGTCCATGTGGCTTCTGGGTTCAGGAAGTATCCTTAGGCTAATTCTAAGACATAATTTACACAAGTATTCACTTAGCTTTTCTTCTgaaagtcattcatttatttatatctaaaCATACAGCCAGCCTGGGTTTGCTTTTCATGTGCAGAACTGAGAGAAGGATCCACATCTTGTTTCACTACTGGCTACTCAGTTGTCCCTCAACATTAATTGTATAATCCACATTGCCCCTTTTTATTGAAATGCCACTTGTGTCATACAACACATTATCGTAAACATTTGAATCTATTTGTACCGGCTGTTGTGTTGGTCGTCTTTGCAAGGCATAAGAAACAGAGTTGGGAGCCATGAGACATGGGCAAAGCTTTAGTCTGCATATGTTTGTGAGTTGGCGTGGAGTCAAGGAACAGAGAGGTCCGAGGGTGCTGTGGATCATCCACTGGGATACTGACAGAAGTGGTGATAGATATGTGGATGGGAGACTAATGCCTCATTCTTTCATGACAGTAAGTGAGGGGAAAATAAACATCAGATTGGTATTGACAGCTGGAAAGACACCAGTTATGAAATGAGAATAGCAGCAAACTaggctatttttaaaaccatgaaaaattatttacaacTCAGTGGCTCAAGTTTCCATCAGAAGTCTCTGCTCAGCAAATTCCAACCCTAGGAGTTTATCCTATAATTAAGTCAGGCAAGTAGTCCAAATGCTATGACACAAGTGAAATGTCTAATTATGTGAAATTGGGTTAGTAAATTACGGCACATCCATTAATTGGGATTCCCTATGACTCTTTCCGTCCTCTCttgttatttaaaaacttttgtgttcATTTAATGTGATACTTTAACACTGAATACCATGctaatttgcttttaaaacaggcatttacacatgtatatatatttgtgcacAGACGAAAACATCAGGATGAGTGTTACTGCCAAAAATGTAGTCCCTGGTGATCTCTTGGTAATGAATTATGGATTATGGGGTAACTGCTTTTTGCTGTCTGcttatctgttttctttcctacTTTTAGTATAACGAGCTTACAttatttttgtaagttttaaGGATTATAAAATAAGGACTATTACACTTCCAACAAGGGAAAAGGTTTGTATGCCTCTCTATTGTAGATAAAGTAAAGCCCTAATTTGACTTGGTTTTTCGAACCTCCCCCAGTTGAGGTTATTGCTCCAACTTTATCTCATGCTTCTGTCTCCTAGGCCTGGATCTCGGATGTTAGGGTTTTGCTCCCTAGGATCCTAACTTCTGttgttttttctctctgcctccctggtcctTTACCCCATCTTCTTTCCCAACCCAGCACAAATCTGACTTCCCCTAAACAATGCTTCTATTTTCTCCCTGTCTGAAATGTTCTCCCTCTAGATAATTCACAGAAACCATCTTTGAACTAGTTTTATATCCTTCATCGCACCTGCTTATGACTATATACCTTTCCACTTTACCGTCATTTCACTGTGAATTTCTGCAGGCGAAGGACGGTATTATTTTAATCTTGGAATCTAATGGTACAAGGACATTAAACTTGGGTATGCAATTAATGTTTTGGGATACATTTCACAATTCTTGAAGCACGTACATGACTTTTACTGTCATCTCAAGTCAATGGTCCATTTACCAAGTGAACTATATTCTCCAGTGTTTAGGATggttgttgaaaatatttttgaatacaaGTGTTTTAATCATGTAAGTTCCATgtttaaatttgtattgtttttgaagTAACTCTTTCCTAAATCTTACAGGTGGATGTTGTGCCTCACCATCTTTATGGTGCTGGACCCTCAGACTCAGGAACCAGAGTTTTAATTGGATGTGTTACTTCtataaatgaagataatatttatattagtaacagcatttatttttccatagccATTGTTTCTGAAGGTatgatttacattttgaaatatatgatgtaattcttaattttttgagagGATTTTAGTCCTGGAACAACTTTTACAGTGTACTTGGCTTCAGTCAATGGCTCTTCAATGTTAGAGGTAGACTGTTCCAATCAAAATTAAGTACAGTATAGGGGCAAATAGACAGTATTATAAATTGTGTGCTGTTGGTTATTGTGTGTTCATTTGTTCAATGCCCTCAGTAATGCCTGGATATACTATTCATTCATATGAGAATTTAATTTCTAATCAAGAAAACAACCCTACAAGTGCATAGAGACACTATTTTTAATACCCTTCAAAGACTATACTTGCAGGCATCATTTCTGTAGTTGGTTACTAGAGAAGTTTCTGTGACAAGGTAGACTACCAAATTTTAAAGGAATACACTTCAAATGCTTCAAATTTAGGATTGGAGATAGCGCCTTGTGTTTGTCTGTTTGTGGGTGGGTGTGTTGTTGAATTCTCTTTGTAATCGGCAGATATATTCTAATATTTAGCTTCTACCCAACGatatttttttgtctgttttgtctaCTGCAGCTGTCGTATAGCTTGGGTATAAATGGAGAGATTAGCTCCGCTTCCCCAGGCAGCTTGCTAGTTTGTTTTCTTGGGTGCAAAAGCAGGATTCTGACCTGAATTTTGTTTGACGATGTTGACTCTGTCTGCTTTGTTGAGAAGAGACTATGAGGGGAAGGGTGGAGTCAGGAAATCAGTCAGGAAAACGTTGTAATattcctggtgagaggtgatggaGATGTGAATGAAAATGGAGAAGTGGAAAACCTGAGGATTGCGTTgactctggatatattttgaagtgagAGAAGAACCCAGGAGATAATGGATTAGATTTTTGTTGTGGAGGGAAAATGAGTCTAAGGTACCTCCAAAGTTTTTGGTATGAGCAGTTGTGAGAGTGGAGTTGCCAGTTTGTGATGTAGACGACTGAGGCAAACAAAAGTTGGTGAATATGGAGAATACCAACAACTCAGCTTTACACACGTTAGATTGGTGTAAGCATATGGATAATTGACCCTGAGGTTGGTTAGAGCTGGAGGCATATACATTTTGGAGCTATAAGCATATAGATATATGTCAAATCCACACAAAAGAAATGTATGTAAattatcagagagagagagagagagaagaggtctAACACAGTGTCTTATGTCATTCTACAGTGTTGGGTCCTAAGGTGaagaaatgtttaactttgtTGATATCACTAGTTTTCATTGTGGCAATTTACTGTCTCAGTTGCAGTTGGGATTTCCACTTGCTCCAGATTCTTTCACGTAACTTTGTTATCCTGTGACTCACTTTTAACTTATTGCAAACTTCTGTTTGAAACTCAATGGTCTTAACTGTAACCTGTAAGGCACATACTTAAGAGTTCATTAGTCGAACACAACACCAGGGGAAATTGATTCATTCTGTAAGTAACAACATTTCCTAGCGGTACTGCTACCACTACTACCAATCAACAGTTATTTGGTGGTTGCTACGCGCCAGCGATGATTCTGTGCGTATCGCACGTATCAACTAATTCTCAAGGCAGCTGTGTACCATGAAGGCTACTTACTGtgcttctcattttatagatgaagaaaacgAGGCACAGACAGATTAACCACCTTGGCTAAGGTTGCCAACTGAGTGAGTGGCAGTGTCAAGATTCGAAGCCACATAGCCAGGTTCAAACTTGTGCTCTTACCTATATGTTTGACTGCCTCTCACTAAGGAGTTGTGAACACGAACAGTTGTTTAGTAAATCCTGTGCTGCTCCCTCAGACTGGCTGTGATGCATGCTTCACACTTTCCTCCATTTAAATTTGTTAAATCAGTAGAGGAGAATCAATGCCTAAGGATTATAAACTTCTTTTTGGACTTAGAGATTTGTAGTGTCTGTTTAAATATGCACAAAATGGACTTTAGATTTAGCAGAACTGACTTTAAAGTAGTACACTATCAAATAACATGTGAAATTAAAAGTCACCTAGTTAAGAGATCATGACACTCACATTTCTCCATGGCTGTTTTAGATTTTGTGCCTTGTAAGGGTGACTTGTTAGAAGTTGAATATTCCACTGAGCCAGGCATCTCAAACATCAAGGCAACTTCTGTGAAGCCCAACCGTTGTATTCATATGGAAGAGGTAATTTCTTTCCTGTTACTCCCGTCAGCAGTTTCTGCTAACTCTTCCTTTGGTGATAATTTACATGACCAGGTTTCTGTTGGGTGTAATGGGAATTccagaaaatatgaagaaatacatTCTTTGCCAACAAAGGAGCcacttttcttattaaaaaggcagaattttccaaaggaaataattagaaaattatatAGAACAAGCACATGATTAAGTTCTAAATTGTGCATTTTACTCGATACCCAAATGTTATTAGAATCTTCCAAGGacaggaggaagaaaaacaatCTTTGTGCCAGAAAACAGTAGGGAAACAATGAACGGAGTGTGTTGTGGGACTTGAGCTGACCAGTAGATGCTAAGAATGATTTGGTTATTAAAGCCTGAATATGCACAGGCAATTCAAGGCAACAGAGGGTAATGGACATATTTTGGTAATATTTAGAGCAGGATTTCTCAtcagagacccaggcctcatTCCCAGAgagtctgatttaattggtctgaggTGGAGCGTGGACATGGGTATTCCTACAAAGCACCCCTGGTGTTAGCAACGGGCCAACCAGGTTGGAAATCAATGATTTGCATCGAAGTGACCTGCACTCATGCAGGACCCAGGGTGAGGAGGTGCAAAGCTGGTTACAGTGATTATTGGGCTTTTCCATAATCATTTCCATTATTTATACTCACAGGTCTGCATTACTAGCGTACATGGAAGAAGTGGGGTGATAAAGAATACTATCTTTTTCACCTTGGATTCTGTGAAACTTCCTGATGGATACATACCTCAAGTAGATGATATCGTCAGTGTGGTCATGGTGGAGAGCATTCAGTTCTGCTTTATTTGGAGAGCGATTTCTATCACCCCAGTGCATAAATCGTAATGACAAagcatttttattctgtttatctTTCCTTTTATGAGCAGTAAAGGGGCTGGTTTAACTTAAAAGGTTAGCTTAGTAAGCCTAAATAGTATTTTGTATATGACTTTTCTGGCAAATCTAATTGAGATACTGGCCAGTCCAACTGGACCAGGAACCCAGCTTAGGGAAATAACTTATTAATTAAAAAGCATGCTAAATTAGCTTGCTAGTCACTGGAGGAAAGGAGTTCTTAATTAAAATGAACACTGCCATTAAATTTGAATTCCATATTTCCCATTAGCAGCAGCGGATTCCAGGATGACGGAGGCCTGGGACGGCCCAAAAGGGAACGTCGGAGCCAAAGCATTTAACTGAAAAGGCATCAGGGACAGCATCTTAAAGGCATGACTTAAAGTTACAATTTGACTTCAGTTTTGAGCCCCGTTATGCTGCCTGTACAACTTGTATTGTTCCATAGCCTCTTTCATCTTCTGTCACCCACATAACTTGCGGTGTTTATTGTTTTACTTGTTCCTTCTTCCCCatgctagaatgtaaactccacaaTGGCAGGATGCcttttaatctgtttttttttcttttttctttctttttttttttctgttgtcatTAAAGCATCACCAAGcacttagaagagtgcctggcagaCTCAATGAGCAGATACAATGTTATTAAGTTCAATCACTGAATGACTGGGCCAGCAATGATACTTACCTGTGGTTCATTCATCACTGGTTCCTTAGGAGTAAAATTGTTGAGCAATGCACTAAGACCTCTCTGTTGATTTTTAAACAACACCAACAACCATAGAAAGTCGACTCTGCTGTACATGAGCCTCTGTGAGCCACTTTGTTGCAGGGGTGCAGCTCATGTGAAGTCACGAAGAAACGTACAAACACAGAGCCCCTTGAGGGAAGGACAAGCTGCTTACCCACTGGGAAAGGTTATACTAAAATCCCACAAGTAAACTCCAGGAAACTTCATGCTTTCTTCTAATAGAATATTTAACCAGGTAGCTGTGACCTAGGGGAAGGGATATATTCAGACCTTTGGGCATAGCTTGAGTGTCGTTGTAAACTTACCCTGAGTCCTGTGATTCATAATTCCACCATTACCACCGGTCCTTGAATAAACAGAGTTGTGTTTTGACTTTCCACTACAGATCCAGTGAGACCTCTCAGTTATCCAGGGATTTGTTTCCCGCTTGATAGAAACAGTGAAGGTCTTGTAAAGTTCCCATTTTCATTCACTGGTTCACTCCACAAAATCCTACTGATTCTCtttgatgtgccaggcactgttgagGCTCTAGAGTTATATCCTTAACCAAAAGGACAAAATTCCAGGCCCTAATGGAATTGTGTTCTTTCAATGCCCCaaccccacccacccccccccccgGCGCCCCCACCGTCCTCGGCTTCCTGACCCATGCAGCAGTAGCTCCTATGATTGAAAGCGGCAAGTGGGAGCGGTGGCAACACCAGGT
The Gorilla gorilla gorilla isolate KB3781 chromosome X, NHGRI_mGorGor1-v2.1_pri, whole genome shotgun sequence genome window above contains:
- the LOC101142901 gene encoding cancer/testis antigen 55, coding for MLRLLRLALAFYGRTADPAERQDPQQQGLPQGDTQLTTVQGVVTSFCGDYGMIDESIYFSSDVVTGNVPLKVGQKVNVVVEEDKPLHGLRAIKVDVVPHHLYGAGPSDSGTRVLIGCVTSINEDNIYISNSIYFSIAIVSEDFVPCKGDLLEVEYSTEPGISNIKATSVKPNRCIHMEEVCITSVHGRSGVIKNTIFFTLDSVKLPDGYIPQVDDIVSVVMVESIQFCFIWRAISITPVHKSSSGFQDDGGLGRPKRERRSQSI